The Nerophis ophidion isolate RoL-2023_Sa linkage group LG21, RoL_Noph_v1.0, whole genome shotgun sequence region GAGGAATGACCCCAATTGGGCCCCCAACTAGTGCATCAGGAGGTATGCGGTCAGGCAGACCAAAATCTGATTCAGGGAACCggacgcccctgccatgcatagtcccctgatatgtctgccaacaaggtgactctcatggctaattggacttgggtcgcaagctcaggtctgatcatcctgtagctggccgcctctggagagggtgtacagtgttaaaggccgaaacacccagtgacccagaggaacactactgatgatgcgcACCCGTAAATTAGTTTATCCTTCAGATCTTCCACtcacgttcactgttcacctacaaggccaccaagtGTATGTGCTTGCAAAGGATGCAAACATgtcattctgtttttaatttgttttaggagtctttttacgtgttttttttaggagtatttttacgtgttctaagagttttttacatattttaggagtctttatgtgttttaggagtcttattatgtgttttaggagtcttgttacgtgttttaggagtaatttccattttagatgtcactgtgtatctcttcggagtcattttatgtgttttggagttgtttttaatgttttagaagttggttgttgtgtttataaatgttttactagtcattttaatgtgttaagtaattttatgcatttgtgtttcgcacaagaggtaggACATCTCACTGTGTTTACTGGAATCTATTCCTTAATATTTGAAAAAACCTCAACTCGACCTTATTCAAGCTCAATACCACAATTGTACTTTGAATTGAAGATAtattaaaaaacacacacatatatatataaataaataaataaacatatattttaaagTGTGGAATAAGTGGTACATATATTGAGTGGCTTATTAGCATTCAATTTGTACCACAAGAAATGTCATGACAGCAATTTCGAACATTTTTGGAGCTTTTTTATATATTAATTCACtcaattgtgtgtgaatgggtaaatgtggaagttgtgtcaaagcgctttgagtaccttgaaggtagaaaagcgctatacaagtacaacccatttatttatttatcatttatcaattATGTTACAACAGTTGTTTTACGTAACATTTGATATCGTTTTGGCTTGTTAATTGGTTTTAAAATTACCTTAAATGGCAAAAATGTTACTTTGGGACATTTGCTAGTTTACCTGACACTGCCTGAAGCTACATCCGGGTATGACCACGTGGTAGGGGCAGGCAGCTCGATACAAATATCGGTTGCACTGATACCAATGGCAGTGCTTTGTGAGATCGACATTTTTTAGATCTCTTCTTTAGCTGCACACATTTATGTTCttcgtattattatttttacgtattgtttacaaactccagGAAAAAGTAATTTGGGGCAAAACGTCaatattttttaagaaacagTAGTTTTATCTATTCAGTTTGCTCAAATATATGCacaaggtttgtttttttatgtattgaTGTTGTCATATTGTTGTACTATTATATTAGTAAACTCACAAATAGGTGTGTCCATACAAATACAGTATGTATCCTGTTTTGTTCAGATTATAAtcataggataggtctttattgtcattgcacaagtacaacaaaactttgttttcagcacaaacctgttcaagattagacaataaaacagtgtacagggttacagaacaagaacgctgatgggtcgccataaggcaccccgcaaaagatgggaaaaaggtaaacgctggggaaggatgagtaataaaaatacaatccagactgggctcctaagggggcccagttcggagtgggaaaaaaacctccatagcaaagcacatatacattttacaacatgcatctcgagatatctagcaacagagggaaggcaGGTTAAGgtgatggtggtaggccgcagctctcaggcgctgaccatccattcatcacccctacgggaatTGCGTCGAAGGCGTTGGGTTTGGGGCGGGGGGTGTAtgcgtggcgtatattttttgtggatgtgtgtgtataagcccgcagcgtgtctctgttccgcggctcCGATGCATTGTGCCGtctcgtccaaagtcaacaacaacaggtgtgtgtccatgagagacaagaagggagtttgttgtgtcttcgctgcgctgttcttcgggagagtctcgaagccagggaaacaatccaagccagaatgattttgtatgcgagtgaaaataaaacttgcttttcactctaaattgtctatgactggtcctcaaaacctgcgggttagacagtccgatgtaatccacagttcttcccgcatcctccaatcgtttgtggcagctttgggttactttgaagactgccagcaacttccaatttgtcgacacaccagagcaacgcttactccaatcagcagatgtcctgttttcataattccgaataggtggatatcttcacgtcctcgacagaaaagggtcgccaggcacgcggcactccttcttctcccaatagtttgtcgtgtgtccagcaacaaccgctttgtaacgacagcaggttcccccaaacccaagatcctgtcaattttgttgaggccagttaaatagttccaatgtccCGAATGGGACAAGgggtgaaaatggatggataataaattaAAGGCAGAATCAAAGTAattcaaaaatgttaaaaaaaaactccagTGAAAAAAACATATCAGCAAACTGTATGGAACATTATATATTGCTGTTATCACCCACGCCAAACGGTCACATGACAACCACTCCAAAATGTATAGGACACATTAGAGGATATTTAATGCGTTGGGATAAGTTAAACAAGGcaaaaaaaaggacataaaatgtcaaaatatgtAAAAGGATCGTGTGTTGATTTATTGTTGGAGTTGTTAGCAAAGTAGATGAtgcatatgtactgtatgtaatatgttgccatgaaaataaacattttcagtaCTCATGTTAGCGGTAAATAATTCTACGGTGCATCACCTCCCTCTGTTCTACTCTTCTTGTGTCGGCGCCGCTTCCGACCCTCTTCGCTATTTTTAAGCGGAGGTGTGGGCACgcctttcttcttctttttcaggCAGCTCAAAGGGTTGGGGTTGGGCCGTTTCCTCTTCTTCCCGCGTCTGTCCCCGTCCTTCCGAGCGACAATGCCCTGCTCCTTCTTCATGCTGCGGAGGTTCTGCTGCTGGCTGGGGCTCACCAGCTCCCCCAGCTGCACGGCCTGGACGTGGTCGAGCGACAGCTGGTCAGGTTTGTCCAGCACGATGGTGTTGACGATGATGTAGAGCAGAGGCACGCCGGGGATCTTCTTCAGGCCCGTTGTTAGCGTGCGGTCCTGCGGAATCAAACACACCACTTagacatgcagacacacacatccTATatagtctatatcaggggtctcaaacacactTGATTTTTCGGGGAAACTACAAACATCAGTGCCCCGCTAAGGATAATCATTATCTCGAATATCACCTTAACAAGGCACTGACTTAGACATTCTCTTCAACCTGAACaatcagcgtgccagcccagctacATGTTGTAATCAGTATCTATTGACGCAGTcagcgactgcaagacattgttgatcaacagccacacaggtcacactgagggtggccgtataaactttaacactgttacgaatatgtgccacactgtgaacccacaccaaacaagaatgacaaacagattttgggagaacatatgcatcataacacaacataaacacaacagaacaaatacccagaatcccatgcagccctaactattctcacccccccccccccaacctcactccctattgtagcccggaagagttagggctgcattggattctgggtatttgttctgttgtgtgtatgttgtgttttggatgttctcccaaaatgtgtttgtcaatcttgtttggtgtgggttcacagtgtggcgcatatttgtaacagtgataaagttgttaatacagccaccctcagtgtgacctgtatggctgttgaataagtatgtcTTTCAGTCAATTCcatgggtctgcagaagcctcatacaatatgtgccTGGGTCTGCACACTGTATGGtgaaaaagcggacgagacggcaggtcgTAGAAGACATTAAAGGCAGTGGTGTCACGACACGCTCTTACTATTGTTGTCCGGTTGAAAACCGGGAGAATAATTGCCCGGGGGGATCCACGGGAGGGGCACTTATTTTCGGGTGTTTATCGGAAAAATCGCGAGAgtcggcaagtatgttgctagggctggaaagccattcaaagaagggtgaattcattaaaaagtgcttgttagatatttttaagaaatattttcttgcggcccagcctcacccagtttctgcatccagtggcccccaggtaaattgagtttgagatccCTGGTCTATATGGActaactcaggggtcggcaacccaaattgttgaaagagccacattggaccaaaaataccacaAAAGAAATCTGTCTAAAGccacaaaaaatttaaatgttatagtgaaggcaacacatgatggaagtgtctatatttgcctactatcaaaatgactatgtgtcgccggcttacacaaatctttgttgacagaaatgctgaaatttaatttttatactaaacatttttgcaacattagaaagcatcagagggtgagataactcctggaaatgactgggttagaatggccaaaggcatAGATatggtgtccaagttaaaggaaacggcaggctttcttcttctaatggattggtttgctgtggtctggaacaacatggcaaccaaactatcagaaatgcagcacACGTTACATACagaatgtgtcatgagacatacaaatataaattaaatatagagaacataagtaaagaaaattaaatgagctcaaatatacctacaaaggagccaaaatgatgcaatatgtacatacagttagcctaaatagcatgttagcattgtttagcttgcagtcatgcactgtaGCAAATcaagaacatcaacaaaactcacttttatACCTTCACGAACAGCATAAAAAgttcggtggacaaaatgagacaaaagagtGGCATTAAACACGTTTTGCTGTGGCAGTGTCGGAGAAAGGTGTAGATTCAGTTCAAGGACCACTGAAATGAGGACAAATCAGTGCTCGCCAAATCCTTTCATCCTTGAAACATGTATAACATAaaaagtgggatttctaacaattaggaaggtttgtgtcatgtttgtcctcctacacaaaccatattaaaacaacaaaaaattccCCCAATCTTTTTCCATTTCCACACATATTTGAAAaatctccagggagccactagggcagtgCTGAAGAGTGCCGACTACCGGACTAACTCATTTATTCATTCCTGGTCCAACATGTtcttttgattttatttattttaagacaGTTTACAAATTATCCTAATTTGGcttctgacatatgcagtaacatactgcATCACTTCCAGcggtattattttgtcaaaactattattaatcgaCTTGCTAATTTACTGGTAATATCGGGTTACTTCCTGGTGTTGATATCTTGGtacaaaaatattgacgtaaccACTGTAGTATCAACAATGTATTGATAATTTACTCAATATCGCCACTGCCGATATTCGGATTGATCcgcccacctttgtttacattcaagagctccagCTTGCAGTTAGCAAATCCTCCTTCGGTGTGTAATgtaattcatccattttctaccgcttgtcccttttgggtttgcgggggtgttggagcctatctcagttgcattcgggcggaaggcggggtacaccccggacatgCACCAactcctgttccaccgtgctgcccatttaTGTTTTATGATtgctttttctgtgtggagtttgaatgtcccCCCcattgactgcgtgggttccctccgggtactccggcttcctcccacttccaaaagacatgcacctggggataggttgattggcaacactaaattggggctagtgtgtgaatgtgagtattggccctgcgatgagatggcgacttgtccagggtgtacctcaccttccgcccgattgtagatgagataggcaacagagccccccacgaccccaaagggaataagcggtagaaatagatggatgCTTTCTTCTATTTAGATTTGCAGAGTTGGTGGTTTACGAAACACTCGTAGATCATTCTTAAATAGGAAATACTAAACATTAAAAGTATAACAAAgaaacctttaacaaagtgatcactgcaaacttgtgctTCCTTTGACTCTGCTCCCTTTGTTTGCCACTTTTCTCACCGTCTTTTGTAAAATCCTGCAATCTTCCACCGTTTTTGATGACCTCAGAAGAAACTTGTATCATTTTTGTGATTTGAATGGACCGTGAAGTCGAAAACAAggcaagcatagggcattttgtCCGCAAGAATGGCTAAATGTACCCATTGAGAACCACCACACATGTTTAATGACACAGATGTGACTTCATGTAATGTATAATATACTGTCTTTGGAGTTACAGCAGGATGTTTACATAAAAGTCATAACTATCTGTTCCCATCTCGCTCAGACTCCATGAAGAGGTGATAAAACTTCTACGACTTCATGTCTCCGCGGCCAGAGGAGGTCGCGACGAGGAAGTGGTCAAGCGAATAGAGAATATCATCAAGGAGCTGTGGCCCACTGTAGATGTAAGTTCCGTACATTTTCAAGACCAAGCTGGAGTTGTCAtaattagctattcctcgtcgtCTGGGGATGATATTTTTAAGAAAGTCTATGTATTTTTCCGTAATGGAGGCCAGGATTACTGACTTAAAAGGGGCTTTGTTGCACTGTGGGGGGCCATTAGCCGCCAGCAAAGATGCTATAGTGCGCTAAAGACTCACTGCAATGCTTGTCACTCTCAAATTTGCGGTACACAGCTATACATGCATAATATTGAAAGGTCTATCAGCCAAATTTATACAAATTATATCATTGATACACCTGCTCTATCTAGTGGCAGgccaaaaaaaaattacttaattaaatattcaaacagtgttactgctcAAACCgttaccaaaaatattaaataattgctaaataaaacctATGCCTTGCTTTGAtcaatatttaggtctactatgctgctgtattttaatgtctgtcattatggtggtactttgagAACCAACTAAGTTtctctgaggtggtacttggtgaaaaaagcaCTGATATTTATCACATATTGTCTATATCGCGCAACCCTAAGCGATACCCAgatttgtagtatcacccaaaactaatgtgaagtatcaaaacaacagaaagacacgtatttattacattttaacaaaggtGTAAGTAAAACTATGTTACAACAGGAAGTAACTAGATATTaaagtaaattagcaagtagattaatagtagttttgagcaaataatacAACCGGAAATGAATGATGCAATAGATCAGgcatgtcaaacttgttttcaatgAGGGCCGCTTGTGAATAATAGTGAATAAAATACAGTATgaatacaaatgtgtatatataaaacaggTGTATAATTGTCTTTTTTTATGCAAGCTGTACGCTGTCTTTAGATTGTACTGtataaaactggcagctcagtccccACAATTTTAGTTGTTTCTTTTTTTacagcaaataaaataaaaaaacacatggaattaaattaaatggaatggaaaaatggtaccactgtttttttttaacgtaaaaattcatgcaagtttttttatactctaaaatctacagttgtgttttatagtgtattattactctatattgaaagtggatttcactgcacagagtcctgaacccgatagaacacctttgggatgaattagaacggagactgagagccaggccttctcgaccaacatcagtgtgggacctcaccaatgcgcttttggaagaatggcggaaaattcctataaacacactccacaaacttgtggacagccttcccagaatagTTAAAGCTGtagtagctgcaaaaggtggaccgacatcatatgggttaggaatgggatggcaattCAAGTTCatttgtgagtcaaggcaggtggccaaatacttttagcaatatagtgtatattattttgttttattattagagatgattacagtgtaaatatatgtatttgtacacagtacattcatttttgtaatacatttattaagaaaagataaggtactttatttacacatatttcCACGCTTTCGGGGGCCACAcaaattgatgtggcgggccttgagtttgacacctatgcaaTAAATTAACATATGCCAGCAGTTAAATTAGGGGAAATGGTCccaatataatttttttccccaaaaatatattgtaatatatatcatTATCGCAAGAGGCTGCAATTTATATCGCAatatttattttgaagtattaagACGATAatgtaatgtttgaaaaaaaactaaGCCGTGTGTTTTATTGACCTGTGTGGCGACAAAGTAGTGATGTGGGTTGGTCTCCTCCAGCATGGACAGCAGACACTCGGAAGCAGGAACAGGGTTCTTGAAATGTGGACATCTCCTCACTTGGTACCGCTGCAGAATGACTCTTGCCCCATAGAGTTCTTTCCCCAGAGTTTCCAGTTCCTTCAGAGCACAGCTGAAAAGCACAACAACCACGTTAAATAGTTCTGGCTGAAAGATTGTATGTActgtaaatcagtgtttttcaaccactgttccGCGGCacgagatattgtctggtgtgccgtgggagatgtcATTTaacctatttgggttgaaaatattttttgtaataattaaTTGTAATCCGCatataatgtgccgttgttgagtgtctgtgctgtttacagcgcggcagagtaaccgtgtaatactctttcatatcagtagatGGCGGCAGGCAGCTAGTTTCTTTGTGGATGTCGGGAAcacggtttgtcgtgatcacaacatGCGGACGGAAGCGGGAgccagtgtgcaggtaaaaaggtgtctaatgcttaaacaaaaaataaacaaaaggcgattgccgctaagaaaaggcattggagCTTAGGGATCGCTTTGcaaaattaaactaaaactgaactggctgcaaagtaaacaaaaacagaatgctggacgacagcaaagacttacagcgtgtggagcagcagacggcgtccacaaagtacatccgtacatgccatgacaatcaacaacaaaataggaaacactacacacaggaatacaccaaaaaactctaaataagtcacggcgtgatgtgacaagtCATGACAATACACCGACCCGTAATTGGGACTGAAATGTTGCATCCTATATTGAACCAATATGGGGCGCAGTTTCTTCCGTATTTTCCTATTTGTCCCATGCGTTTGTCACACATACACATGAACACTGAATTCAAcactaatgaataaaataaaacacatgacAGTAATGATAGCAAGGTTGTTAAATCAGACCCCCCGAGTGTGGCTATACATGATACATCTGGTTCGCTCTCCTGTGGCAAATCCTCTCCGACTCCAGCTCCCTGCACGTAGCCCCTCCCCTCATGATCGTTGCCTAGTTACGCTGCTGACCGCACCAGGGTGCACCGCGCGATTTAAAAAATGTCTACAGCCCACTCCACCGCGTCCTCAACTTCAAAAGAAAAATCACCTCCAAAATTATgcactttttctttcttttccgcTTCATTTTCATTTGGGTTCCACCAAAAAGTGTTTAATTTTACTATAGTTCTCTCAAAGTGTCCCCAAACAGGCTTTGTTACAGCACTTTATTTGCATATAATACAGTATATGCTCAAGTTCAGTCTATTCAGCCtttaacatgtatacacataATTAGTTTCATTGGTTTCCTCTTAAAGTAAAAGTGTCCCCAATCGCTATATTTATAGCACcttgtatattatacatacacatatacacacatacatataatatatatatatatatatatatatatatatatatatatatatatatatatatatatatatattaggggtgagggcaaaaatcgattcgaatacgaatcgaatacgatgtgcgattcagaatcgattctcattttttaaaaatctattttttattttattttatttttatttatcaatctaacaaaccactccacagcaataccataacaatgcaacattatcaacaacagtatcaatattataatttcagcatagcagtgattaaaaatccctcattgacattatcattagacatttataaaaataaaaataaaaaacaatagtgtcacagtggcttacacttgcattgcgtgaaaacacactgtccaatattttcacaaacataaaataagtcatatttttggttcgtttaacagttaaaacaaatttacattattgcaatcagttgataaaacattgtcctttacaattataaaagcttttttttttttaaactactactctgctagcatgtcagcagactagggtagatcctgctgaaatcctatgtattgaatgaatacagaatcgttttggatcggaaaaatatagtttttgaatcgaatcgaaaaaaatcgatatattatcgaatcgtgaccccaagaatttatattgaatcgaatcgggggacacccaaaaattcacagccctaatacacacacacacacacacacacacacacacacacacacacacacacacacacacacacacacacacacacacacacacacacacacacacacacacacacacacacacacacacacacacacacacacacacacacacacacacacacacacacacacacacacacacacacacacacacacacacacttttcatTTATTGTATCCTTCAGTAAGTGtcccaaaacatccatccattttctaccgcttgtcccttttggggtcatggggagtcgctggcacctatctcagctgcattcgggtagtaggcagggttcaccctggacaagacgccacctcatcgcagggccaacatatagacagacaacattcacactcacattcacacagtagggccaatttagtgtttccaatcaacctatccccaggtgtatgtcttgggaagaagccggagtacccggagggaacccacgcagtcacgggcagaacatgccaacgccacacagaaagatcccgagcctgggattgaacccaggactgttcaggaccttcgtactgtgaggcagatgcactaaccaccgtgctgcctgtccACAGTCATGCTTTGTTTAAATTACAGCACTTTATGTTTAGAATACAGTAGGCCAGGCCTATATGCTCAAATTCAGGCTAGTGACGATACGTGGACGTAATCGTTGATCTAAACATGTATACGCAAGTTCAAGTATTTCATTCAGTTTTTTCGGTGTTAAACTGCTAGTCTTTGTTTAATTTACAGCACTTTAAACTTTAAGTATGACTCAATGCTTTCTTGACGTCCCCTTCCTTACTGACCACCAAGTGACCCCAGGGACAGGGCaaagcatttatttttttcatatacaagATATACATGTTTCTATGCATTTCAGGGTTTTAGGGAGCCAAACCCTAAACTTTATTTCGGCCGTGCAGTTTCGCAGTGAGGAATGTTCCAAATTTCCAGTTCTGAAACGTGGCAACCCTAGCCTACTTTGAGACGAGCtgtagcaggcctgggcaattattttgacccgggggccaaatttagaagaaaaaaaatgcgtccgggggccggtatatctatttttaggaacactaatacaaatcctcacaataatgtctgatagaATGCAATActagttatgacagaccgccttaaaaaacggaatgtagtttcgtttttttttactgaataagacacctagaatgtatatgaatataaagaatgtgggatttacaatattacctatgaacgataaaacactgaatattgacaacatatgaacgtcacaccctctcgatcgacattttacaatcaagcaaaatgctaCAAAAATAGCCAAAGATTAGCGTcaagtaaggctgggcgatatattgatataaatgatatattgcagatttgtctctgtgcgatatagaaaacgactatatcgtaatattcgattatatgttctcacaaaaAACacgcccgccttcttacataagtcacatactgttgcgcgtctagcgtcacacgctctcgccgagagctaacgttagcatggctaacattagcatggctaacattagcatggctaatgttagctgaggcaggtcgagttgcttttagctgcatgcATTACACAACTGGCGTGTTTTtcactcctcgtctctcattctcacagagacggaaaacaagcccgccttcttacatacaccACATACAGATGCCCGCCTAGCGTCATACGCAGTTGCCGACCAGAGAAGTAGCAGCATAGCTAATTTAGCTGAGGCGGGTCGTACaagcggagcggagcttgtgacaatacaagagagagatggtccgaaactgatcacaaatggaggaagaacaataaatgcccaaaataaagagcagggggtcggTCCatctggtggtttggcttcaagtgggaagatattcagcagacaacagcaatatgcaaagtatgcagcagaagtgttactacaaataGGTAGCAACACTACTAATTTGTTATTTCAtctaaaaagtcacccgtgagagaatgaagagtatttcataaatacagtttcggtcaattgacttagttgtgatttccctctctgcatgaaagtttaaaagtagcatatattaatgcagtatgaagaagaatgttttaatgtagacgcatagaatcatcatactgctgtgattatatgcatcgagtgttcattcaaggccaaggcaaaatattgtagtatatatcgtatatcgcaatatggcataaaaatatcgcgatattaataaaagccaaaatTACCCAGCCctaacgcaaagggtaaaaaaaacacccACCTAAAATCTAATATATCACTAAGCCTAAGAACTTTTgtcgtaaaaatctccttccacgtctgtccctgagacccacatttcaggctggccgctctggaaacactctgtggaaacgctccccacccacactgtttggtgcctcgtctgagctgctgtgacttagattaccatagtaactaattagattaccaaagtaactagtatatcatgcaaaagtgcagattccaaccattgaaatattttgtatagttcaagacttatggtaatttaaaaacattactgcacatcataatggcagctacagtttccctcttagagatctaaaaaaaaaatatttgggaatgtccggcgggccagattgaaaatctgggccttcatttgcccaggtctcAGTTATAGAGATTCATggctggttttgattgattgagacttttattagtagattgcacagtacactacatattccgtacaattgcccactaaatggtaacacccgagtaactttttaaacttgtttaagttggggtccacgttaatcaattcatggtgctgaatggttatagtttgaatttatatccaacaattgcgagaacgactttttactgtcaatataggTTGTTGAGTTTAATTGttatattttctgctggtggtgtgcctcggggtTTTCCCAATGAAAAAAATCGTCCCTCGGctctaaaaaggttgaaaaagact contains the following coding sequences:
- the utp23 gene encoding rRNA-processing protein UTP23 homolog translates to MKIKRQKQAKKTLSFYKYNFSFREPYQVLIDGTFCQAALKNKIQIKEQIPKYLMGEVQLCTTNCALKELETLGKELYGARVILQRYQVRRCPHFKNPVPASECLLSMLEETNPHHYFVATQDRTLTTGLKKIPGVPLLYIIVNTIVLDKPDQLSLDHVQAVQLGELVSPSQQQNLRSMKKEQGIVARKDGDRRGKKRKRPNPNPLSCLKKKKKGVPTPPLKNSEEGRKRRRHKKSRTEGGDAP